The following coding sequences lie in one Glycine max cultivar Williams 82 chromosome 19, Glycine_max_v4.0, whole genome shotgun sequence genomic window:
- the LOC100816086 gene encoding regulatory protein NPR5-like (The RefSeq protein has 35 substitutions, 2 frameshifts compared to this genomic sequence), whose protein sequence is MSLEESLRSLSLDYLNLLINGQAFSDVTFSVEGRLVHAHRCILAARSLFFRKFFCGPDPPSGLDPTGPRGVNSSRSGGVIPVNSVGYEVFLLMLQFLYSGQVSIVPQKHEARPNCGERGCWHTHCTSAVDLALDTLAAARYFGVEQLALLTQKQLASMVEKASIEDVMKVLLASRKQDMQQLWATCSHLVAKSGLPPEVLAKHLPIDIVAKIEELRLKSSLARRSLVPSHHHHHHHHHHHAAAALDLEDQKIRRMRRALDSSDVELVKLMLMGEGLNLDEALALPYAVENCSREVVKALLELGAADVNYPSGPAGKTPLHIAAEMVSPDMVAVLLDHHADPNVRTVDGVTPLDILRTLTSDFLFKGAVPGLTHIEPNKLRLCLELVQSAALVMSREDGNNANNNNNNATNNSAAPIYPPPMNEDHNNNSSSSSGNNNNNNIGNLNLDSRLVYLNLGATASMSSRLDNAEDEREAMNQTMYHHHHSHDY, encoded by the exons ATGTCCCTTGAAGAGTCGctaagatctctttctctggaTTACCTCAACCTCCTCATCAACGGGCAGGCCTTCAGCGACGTCACTTTCAGCGTGGAGGGCCGTCTGGTCCACGCGCACCGCTGCATACTCGCGGCGAGGAGTCTCTTCTTCAGAAAATTCTTTTGTGGGCCGGACCCACCTTCCGGCCTCGACCCCACCGGACCGCGAGGAGTTAACTCCTCGCGATCCGGAGGGGTCATCCCAGTCAACTCGGTTGGCTACGAGGTCTTTCTCCTCATGCTCCAGTTTCTATACAGTGGCCAAGTCTCCATCGTGCCTCAGAAGCACGAGGCCAGGCCCAATTGCGGCGAGCGGGGATGCTGGCACACGCATTGCACCTCCGCCGTCGATCTCGCCCTCGACACCCTCGCCGCCGCTAGATACTTCGGGGTCGAACAGCTCGCATTACTCACTCAG aAACAACTGGCGAGCATGGTAGAGAAGGCTTCAATAGAGGATGTAATGAAAGTGCTGTTGGCATCAAGAAAGCAAGACATGCAGCAACTATGGGCAACATGTTCCCACTTGGTGGCAAAATCAGGTCTTCCTCCAGAGGTTCTAGCAAAGCACTTACCAATAGACATTGTGGCGAAAATCGAAGAGCTCCGTCTCAAATCCTCCCTGGCACGCCGCTCATTGGTGCCTtctcaccaccaccatcaccaccaccaccaccaccacgcgGCGGCGGCACTCGACCTCGAGGACCAGAAAATCCGGCGAATGAGGCGCGCCCTGGACTCCTCCGACGTTGAACTGGTGAAGCTAATGCTAATGGGAGAAGGCCTAAACCTCGACGAGGCTTTGGCCTTACCCTACGCAGTGGAGAATTGCAGCAGAGAAGTGGTGAAGGCCTTACTGGAGCTTGGTGCAGCCGACGTTAACTACCCGTCGGGTCCCGCCGGGAAGACGCCGCTCCACATTGCGGCGGAGATGGTGTCCCCCGATATGGTGGCGGTGCTTCTTGACCACCACGCGGACCCCAACGTCAGAACTGTCGATGGGGTCACCCCTCTAGACATCCTCAGAACCCTAACC TCGGATTTCCTCNNNNNNNNNNNNNNNNNNNNNNNNNNNNNNNNNNNNNNNNNNNNNNNNN NNNNNNNNNNNNNNNNNNNNNNNNNNNNNNNNNNNNNNNNNNNNNNNNNCGATTCACCAATGAACGAGgatcacaacaacaacagcagcagcagcagtggcaacaacaacaacaacaacattggTAACCTTAACTTGGATTCGAGGTTGGTGTATCTCAACCTTGGTGCCACCGCTTCAATGAGTTCAAGGTTGGATAATGCTGAGGACGAGAGAGAAGCCATGAACCAAACCATGTACCATCATCACCACTCTCATGACTACTAG